Proteins from one Gallus gallus isolate bGalGal1 chromosome 17, bGalGal1.mat.broiler.GRCg7b, whole genome shotgun sequence genomic window:
- the CDK9 gene encoding cyclin-dependent kinase 9, with product MAKQYDMVECPFCDEVSKYEKLAKIGQGTFGEVFKAKHRQTGKKVALKKVLMENEKEGFPITALREIKILQLLKHENVVNLIEICRTKASPYNRCKGSIYLVFDFCEHDLAGLLSNTHVKFTLSEIKKVMQMLLNGLYYIHRNKILHRDMKAANVLITRDGVLKLADFGLARAFSLAKNSQPNRYTNRVVTLWYRPPELLLGERDYGPPIDLWGGGCIMAEMWTRSPIMQGNTEQHQLTLISQLCGSITPEVWPNVDKYELYQKLELPKGQKRKVKDRLKAYVKDPYALDLIDKLLVLDPAQRIDSDDALNHDFFWSDPMPSDLKNMLSTHNQSMFEYLAPPRRRGGHMPQQPANQGRNPAATNQTEFDRVF from the exons ATGGCCAAGCAGTACGACATGGTGGAGTGCCCCTTCTGCGATGAGGTCTCCAAGTACGAGAAGCTCGCCAAAATCGGGCAGGGCACCTTCGG GGAAGTGTTCAAAGCCAAGCACCGGCAGACGGGCAAAAAGGTCGCGCTGAAGAAGGTGTTGATGGAAAATGAGAAGGAGGGG TTCCCCATCACAGCTCTGCGAGAGATTAAAATCCTCCAGCTGCTCAAGCATGAGAATGTGGTGAACCTCATAGAAATCTGTAGGACCAAAG CCTCTCCATACAACCGCTGCAAGGGAAGTATCTACCTGGTGTTTGACTTCTGTGAGCACGACCTGGCTGGCCTTCTCAGCAACACCCACGTCAAGTTCACGCTCTCAGAGATCAAGAAAGTTATGCAGATGCTATTGAATGGACTGTATTACATCCACAGGAACAAG ATCTTGCATCGAGATATGAAAGCTGCAAACGTTCTGATCACGAGGGACGGAGTCCTGAAGCTTGCAGACTTTGGGCTGGCTCGAGCTTTCAGCCTGGCTAAGAACAGCCAGCCGAACCGCTACACCAACCGGGTCGTGACTCTGTGGTATCGGCCGCCGGAGCTGCTGCTAG GGGAGCGGGACTACGGGCCCCCCATTGACCTCTGGGGTGGAGGCTGCATCATGGCAGAGATGTGGACCCGCAGCCCCATCATGCAGGGGAACACGGAGCAGCACCAGCTCACCCTCATTAGCCAGCTCTGCGGATCCATCACACCAGAG GTCTGGCCGAATGTGGATAAGTACGAGCTGTACCAGAAGCTGGAGCTCCCCAAGGGCCAGAAGCGCAAGGTGAAGGATCGCCTGAAGGCCTACGTCAAGGACCCCTATGCGCTCGACCTCATCGAcaagctgctggtgctggaccCGGCCCAACGCATCGACAGCGATGATGCGCTGAACCACGACTTCTTCTGGTCAGACCCCATGCCCTCGGACCTCAAAAACATGCTGTCCACCCACAACCAGTCCATGTTCGAGTACCTGGCCCCGCCACGCAGGCGGGGTGGGCACATGCCTCAGCAGCCAGCAAACCAGGGCAGGAACCCTGCGGCTACCAACCAGACTGAATTTGACAGGGTGTTTTGA
- the CDK9 gene encoding cyclin-dependent kinase 9 isoform X1, producing the protein MAKQYDMVECPFCDEVSKEVFKAKHRQTGKKVALKKVLMENEKEGFPITALREIKILQLLKHENVVNLIEICRTKASPYNRCKGSIYLVFDFCEHDLAGLLSNTHVKFTLSEIKKVMQMLLNGLYYIHRNKILHRDMKAANVLITRDGVLKLADFGLARAFSLAKNSQPNRYTNRVVTLWYRPPELLLGERDYGPPIDLWGGGCIMAEMWTRSPIMQGNTEQHQLTLISQLCGSITPEVWPNVDKYELYQKLELPKGQKRKVKDRLKAYVKDPYALDLIDKLLVLDPAQRIDSDDALNHDFFWSDPMPSDLKNMLSTHNQSMFEYLAPPRRRGGHMPQQPANQGRNPAATNQTEFDRVF; encoded by the exons ATGGCCAAGCAGTACGACATGGTGGAGTGCCCCTTCTGCGATGAGGTCTCCAA GGAAGTGTTCAAAGCCAAGCACCGGCAGACGGGCAAAAAGGTCGCGCTGAAGAAGGTGTTGATGGAAAATGAGAAGGAGGGG TTCCCCATCACAGCTCTGCGAGAGATTAAAATCCTCCAGCTGCTCAAGCATGAGAATGTGGTGAACCTCATAGAAATCTGTAGGACCAAAG CCTCTCCATACAACCGCTGCAAGGGAAGTATCTACCTGGTGTTTGACTTCTGTGAGCACGACCTGGCTGGCCTTCTCAGCAACACCCACGTCAAGTTCACGCTCTCAGAGATCAAGAAAGTTATGCAGATGCTATTGAATGGACTGTATTACATCCACAGGAACAAG ATCTTGCATCGAGATATGAAAGCTGCAAACGTTCTGATCACGAGGGACGGAGTCCTGAAGCTTGCAGACTTTGGGCTGGCTCGAGCTTTCAGCCTGGCTAAGAACAGCCAGCCGAACCGCTACACCAACCGGGTCGTGACTCTGTGGTATCGGCCGCCGGAGCTGCTGCTAG GGGAGCGGGACTACGGGCCCCCCATTGACCTCTGGGGTGGAGGCTGCATCATGGCAGAGATGTGGACCCGCAGCCCCATCATGCAGGGGAACACGGAGCAGCACCAGCTCACCCTCATTAGCCAGCTCTGCGGATCCATCACACCAGAG GTCTGGCCGAATGTGGATAAGTACGAGCTGTACCAGAAGCTGGAGCTCCCCAAGGGCCAGAAGCGCAAGGTGAAGGATCGCCTGAAGGCCTACGTCAAGGACCCCTATGCGCTCGACCTCATCGAcaagctgctggtgctggaccCGGCCCAACGCATCGACAGCGATGATGCGCTGAACCACGACTTCTTCTGGTCAGACCCCATGCCCTCGGACCTCAAAAACATGCTGTCCACCCACAACCAGTCCATGTTCGAGTACCTGGCCCCGCCACGCAGGCGGGGTGGGCACATGCCTCAGCAGCCAGCAAACCAGGGCAGGAACCCTGCGGCTACCAACCAGACTGAATTTGACAGGGTGTTTTGA